The genome window TCGACGACGACGAGTCACTCGAGGAGTTCTCGGCGTTCGCACTGGTCGATCACTCCCGGCCGGGTGTCAACGACGGGTTACCCGAATCGCTCCACGTCGACGTGGTCATCGACCACCACCCGCCGCGGGGACCGGTCCCCGGTGCGTTCGTCGAACTGCGCGAACAAGTCGGCGCGACCAGTACGATCATGACGGAGTACCTCGACGGGCTCGGCCTCGAATTCGACCCGGCGACGGCGACGGCACTGTTGTACGGCATCCGCATCGACACGAACGACTTTACCCGCGAGGTCTCGCCCGCCGACTTCCGGGCGGCCTCGATCCTCAGCGAGTACGCCGACGCAGGCATCCTGGCACAGGTCGAACAGCCGACGATCGACGGTGAGACGCTCGAGACGATCGCCCGTGCGATCAAAAATCGCATCCAGAGCGGGTCAGTCACCGTTGCGAGCGTCGGACAGCTCACAAACCGCGACGCCTTGCCACAGGCTGCCGACCAGCTACTGGCGATCGAGGGCATCGAAACGACGCTCGTCTTCGGCTTCACTGACGAGATGGCGTATCTCTCCGCACGTTCGCGGGCGACCGACGTCGACCTCGGGGAGACGCTTCGCGACGCCTTCGACCGGATCGGCAGCGCCGGCGGCCACGCCGACATGGCCGGCGCACAACTCGAGGTGGGTATCCTCGGCGACGTCGACGACGAAGAGGAAGTCGGCTCGATCGTCAGCGTCGTCGAGGAAGTGATTACAAACCGATTTCTCGAGGCAATTCAGACGCGCCCCGGAACTCCTGTCGGCGCGTACATGCGAACCAGCGAGTGGTTGTTCACCGACACTGCCGAAAGCGAGGACGGCGAATCGGCCTGAAACCCGAAAGTGACAGGAGATATGTAGTTCCGTCAGTAACAGTGCTTTTGCGCGTTCACCCCGTACCGGCGTGTATGGAGGTCACGTCAGACAGACGAAAGCCCCAGGTCAAAGACTACATGACCCGTGACGTGGCCACGGTTTCACCCGACGCCAACGTCGGCGCCGTCGCCAAGCGGATCGCTGAAAGTGACGACCACAGCGGCTATCCGGTCTGTGAACGCCGTCGCGTCGATGGGTTCGTTAGCGCCCGAGACCTGTTGCTCGCCGACGAGGACGAACCGATTTTCAAGGTGATGACGACGGACTTGCTGGTCGCCCACCCGGAGATGAAGGTGACCGACGCCGCTCGCGTCATCCTCCGATCGGGGATCAAGAAACTCCCCGTAGTGGACGACGCTGGAAACCTCGTGGGGATCATCTCGAACTCCGACGTCATCCGCAGTCAGATCGAGCGCGCAACGCCCGAGAAGGTCGGAAAACTGATGCGTACGCTCGAGCAGATCCACGACATCGAACTCAGCCAGGAACGACACACGGTGACCCTGGCCGAGTTGACCCCGACACAGGGGCGAGTTTACGCCGACGAACTCGAGGGACGGCGCTACGAACTCGAGCGCGGGTTGGCCGAACCGCTCGTGGTCATCGACAACGGTGGTACGTTGTTGCTCGCCGACGGCCACCACCGTGTGCTTGCGGCCGATCGGCTCGGAATCGATGAGATGGATGCGTACGTAATCGTCGTCGACTACGAAATCGACCTCGGGATGGCCCGGACAGCCGAGAAAGAAGGGCTCGAGCGAATCGACGACATCGACGTCGTCGACTACGCACGACATCCGCTGGTCCAGACGACGAAACGACTGCAGTCGGGCGACTGATCGCGCCGCCGAGTGACAGGCGCGGTTGCGAGCGATGACGTCGACGTAGACGACTGGACGAAACATCGCTTGCTCGAGCAGAGACGACGAGCAAAAGCGGTGAGTCCGAGCCCCGTCTCGTTTTGGTCGGTATACTGTCCGACAGTGCTACTCCATGACGTCCAAATCCCGGAAGTACGTGACCGGGCAGGGTGCCTGAAGGATAATGTCCTGTGAAACCGAGCCGAGGACGGCTTTTTCGGCCGGGGACCGACGGCGGCCGCCGAGGACCAGCCGATCGGCACCGACGTCGATCGCCATGTCGACGACCTCCGAAGACACCTCACCGAGTGCGCCGCGTACCTCGTACTCGACGTCGGCTTCTGCGAAGATCTCTTCTAGGTCGCCGACTGGTGGGCGTCGTGCGGCGACGTCGTCGGGGTCGACGTTCTCGACTCGCTCTTCGAAGCCTAAGTCCTCGCGAAACTCCTCGTACTCGTCTTCGGTGAACGCGTGGCCGATCACGACCGACGCGTCGAGCGGTTCCGCGATCTCGAGGACGGTGTCGGCCAGCCCCTCGGCGCGTACCGTATCCATTGGACCCACTGCGAGCAAAACCGTATCGATGGCCATACCTTGACAGTGCCAGTGCAACCTGCTTAAGTATTCCCGTCAGTGCAGTATTGCCGGAACTGGCGGCTAGCTCTGCTCGTCGTCGCTGCGGACGAACGTCACGGGAGCCGGTGCCGAGAGCAAGACTTCCTGTGCCGTCGAGCCGAAAACGGCTTTCCCAGTCGGCGACCGGCGGCGGCCGCCGACGACGACACGGTCCGCGTCGACTTCGGTCGCGAGATCGACGATCGCTGCTCCGTGATCGCCGACAGCCCCACGGACCTCGTACGTGACGTCGGACTCGTCGAAGGCCGCCTGCAGGTCACGGATCGTCGAGTGGCTGACAGCGACGGTGTCGGGGTCGATGTCTACGTCGTCGTCGAACTCGAGTCTAGTGACGACCTCGTCGTACTCGGATTGGGTGAAGACGTGTGCGAGGACGACGGTCGCCTCGGCCGGCGTGGCGACCTCGAGGACGGCATCGGCCAGTTCGTGGCTGCGTTCGGCATCGCCGGGACCGACGGCGAGCAACACGGTTTCGAGCGTCATGCAGACGACTACGGTGCTCGGCCACCGTAAATCCACGCCTCGCAGGCCCGCTCGGCACCACCGAGTACCGGTTGGCCGGACGACGCGGCCGTTCACATTACCACCGGCCCTTTTAGGACCGTCCCGACCCAGAGACAGGTATGGATGAACCCGATCTCACCGGTCAGACCGCCCTCGTGACGGGGAGTGCCCGCGGCGTCGGTCGCGAACTCCTGTTGGCGATTGCCGACTGCGGTGCCAAGACGGCGGTCCACTACCACACGAGCGCCGACGCCGCCCGCGACGTCGCTGAGACCGCCCGGGAGCGCGGCGCGAGCGAGGCGATGACCGTCCAGGGTGACGTGACCGATCCCGATAGCGTCGACGACCTCTTCGCTGCAGTCGAGTCAGCGCTCGGCTCGGTCGACCTGCTGGTCAACAACGTCGGCGATTTCGCTCCGGATCACTGGGCCGACCTCGAGTTCGAGACCTGGAATCGGGTCCTCGAGACGAACCTCAACGGGACCTACCTCTGTGCGAAGCGGGCACTGCCGGGAATGCGTGAGTCGGGCGACGGTCGCATCGTCAATCTCGGCTACGCCTCCTCGGAGAAGGGGCTCGTGAGCCCGAAGAACTTCCCGTACTTCGTCGCGAAGACCGGCGTCCTGATGTTCACGCGGATGCTCGCGGCCGACACCGCCGACGACGGGATCACGGTGAACGCCATCTCCCCGTACGTCGTGGAGAACTCGGACGAGTTCCCCGAGGACCTCCCGCGCGACCGGCCCGCGAGTTTCGAGGATCTGATCGGCCCACTGTATTTCTTCCTGGACCCGGACACCGACTACGTCAGCGGCGAGAATGTCGAGGTCGACGGCGGCTGGCTGCCCGAGACGGTCTGAGAGGCGAGCGATTGTACCGTGGCGCGGTGGGCTACGGGCCGTTTTTGGTCCAGATTTTTGCGTGAGCGGTCGCGACCCGTGTGAGCGACCCGAACGGAAAAAGGTGGGTGGCAAACGGAGCCCCACCGGCGTGTCCGCACGCGGGTTCAGGCGACGCCGATGCCCTCCACCACCAGGATGATCGCGAGGGTCACGAGTCCACCGGCCAGCGAGCCCGCGGCGAGTTCGAGGTGTCCACGGCCCGGCAACGAGCGGCCCGCCTCGAGGCCGGCCGGGAGAAACTCCACGAAGACGAGATAAAAGAGGGCGCCCGCGGCGAACCCGAAGCTCACCGCGAGTAATCCCTCGAACGTGCTGACGAAGAGGTAGGCGGCGACGGCGCCGATCGGTTGTGGCAGGCCCGAGAAGACGGCCCAGCCGACGACCTTCCAGGGGCGGATGCCGTACGCGATGAGCGGGATGGCGATCGCGAGCCCCTCGGGGACGTTCAGGATCGATATTGCGACGCCCATGAAGACGGCCAGCGCTGGCAGGGTGAGACCTGCGAAGTCGACAGTCGGCGCAGGCCCCGGATCGGCGAATGCGACGCCGACGGCGATCCCCTCGGGAATGCTGTGGATGGTCAACACCCCGACGGTCAACACGAGGGTCCGGACCTCGAGCGCCGAGGCCGCCGGTCGCTCGCCTGGTGCGATCTGTCGTGGTGAGAACTCGTAGCCAGCGACGAGCCGGTCTGCGAGAAATACGAACGCGACGCCAGCGAGGACGCCGATCAGGACGTGACTGACGGACCCGACGGCGATCCCCTCCCCGACGAGGCCGAACAGCGACGCCGTAAGCAAGATGCCGACGGCGAGTCCCCAGAGCAGTGCCAGCCACCGAGCGCTGAGTTCGCGGACGACGAAAAACGGCGCGACACCGAGTCCCGTCGCGAGACCGGTGACGAGGCCGACGGCGAAGACGAGTAACAGGTCGTCCATGAGGGGAACTATGTTGGCCTTCGAGACCAGTCTGGTGGCGACGGTTGGTGTCGGCGGTGTTTCTTTCGGGACGTCTCGGACGTGGCGAGGGCGAACTGGATCGTGACTGTCGATCGAGAGAGCCGACGGATAGGGCGGGTTTCAAGGCCGAAACCGACACTCGACCAGTGCCGGTCGGCGTTACGGGAGGACGTCGGGGACGAACTCCCGTTTGGCGAACTTCGCGAGCATCGGCAGGTCGCCCGGCTTCAGCAGGCGTGCAACCGCCAAGGGGTCACCGTTGTTGGCCTTCGCCAGCGTGTCGTGACCGAGGGTATTGAGGTCCGACATGAGTTGATCGTAGCGTTCGTTCTCCGGGAGATAGAGCAACTTCGTCATCAACAGCCGCGTTCGCATGTTCGGCGCGACGTCGCGGTGCCAGAGCGTCTCGTAGACCTCGAGGTTCTCCGCGGTCGGGACGAGGTCGCCGTGTTTGAGACAGCTATCGACGGTCGCCGCGGCGGCACGGCCGGATTTCATACACTGGTGGATCCCCTCGCCCCAGAGCGGATCGACCGTCGGGACGGTGTCACCGATGGCGATGAATCGGTCAGTGTGGAGTGTGCCGGGCATCTGGATGTGTGCCGAACCCCGGTGTTGTTTGCCCTCGAGCCGTTCGGCATCGGCCAGCCGCGGATCGGTCTCGAGCCAGTGCTCGAGGTAGTCGTCGATGGTGTAGCCGTCTTTCGAGTACCGGGTGTGGTAGTCGTTTTGGATGTAACAGAGGCCGACTTTCGCCGTGTCGCCGCCCGTGTGGAAGATCCACGAGTAGCCGCCGGGAGCGATCTCGTGGTCGAGTCGAAGCATCATCGCGTCGTTGAGGTCGGCAAATCCGGGACGATCGACTTCGACCCCTTCGAACTCGTATTCGACGCCGATAGCGTGGTTCTTTCGCTCGAGGTCGCTGACACCGAGTTTCTTCGCCAGCGGCGCGGCTGGGCCGGTCGCGTCGATCGTTATCTCGGCGTAGACTTCCTGGTCTCCGTTGTATCGGACACCGATCGGTTCGCCGTTTTTCATGATCGGTTCCGTCGCACGGGCACCGAAGCGGAACTCTGCGCCGTCTTCGCGCGCGTCCTCGACGAGGAACCGCTTGAAGTCGGCGAACTCGAGGACGGCACCAGGTTGCTCTTTGACGAAGTAGTCCGTCGGTGACTCGAGAACGACGCTGTCGGTGTACTGCATCACCACGTCGTCTGGAATCGCAAACGACGACATCATGGAGGGAAACGTTCCCGCAGTTGATTTGTTGCTCGCGCGCGGGAACTCGTCTTCAGGTTCGGTCTCGAGGACAACGACGTCGTAGTCCCTGGCAGCCAGGTCGCGGGCACACTGGGCACCTGCTGGACCGGCACCGGCGATCACTACGTCGTAGCGGTCGTTCATACTCTGTTGACTCTCTTCTAGCCTAATGAGTTTGTCCAGTCGCCGTCCAGAGACAGATACCATACACTTTTTCGAGACACCCGGTTACTGTGAGTAGTACCCTGTCGACGATCACACAGCCGACAACGGCTTCCATCGACTTCGGTATTGGCCCATCGGCAGGACATAGTAGCCACTACACGTCAGTGCGCACCTGCTCGCCAGACGGATCGGTGATCGGTGTGTGACTCGGTGCAGTTGTTACTACGGTACGCGTCGACCGCGTACCTTTTTACCGCGCTCGAAGTAACCTTATGGGTATGGTCGACGTCCTCGACAACAAGCGGGCCGCAACGCGATTCCGGATCCTCGTCCAGATCGCCGAGCGCCAGCCAGCCGTCAGCCAGGGGGAGATCGCCGAGGAAGTCGGCGTCACGAGCCAGGCCGTCAGCGAGTACATTCGCGAACTCGTGGACGACGGTCTCGTCGAGAAAGAAGCACGCTCGCGCTATCGAGTCACTCGGGAGGGTGTCGACTGGCTCTTTCGTGTCGCCGACGACGTCCGCCGATTCGCAGACCACGTCACGAGCGACGTGCTAGGCGCGATGAGCGAGGACGCCTACGTTGCGACCGAAGACATCGCCGAAGGCGACACCGTCTCGCTGTCGCTCGAGGACGGCCTGCTCTACGCCGAACCCGGTGGTGAAGGGCCTGCGACTGGCATCGCGACTACCGATGCGAAAGCCGGCACTGACGTCGGAGTCACCAGCTTCGAGGGGGTCATGGAACTCGAGCCCGGATCTGTCACCGTCTTGCAGGTCCCGAGCGTACGTGCCGGCGGCAGTCGCGCACTCGCCGACGAGGCGGTCGTCGACCGCTGTGCCGACGCCGACCGCGTCCTCGCGACCGGCGTCGAAGCCGTCATCGCCTGTCGGCAGGCCAACGTCGAGCCCGCGACGACGTTCGCTGTCGGCGACGTCGCTGCTGATGCTGCAAACCATGGCATCGATGTGACCGTCGTCGCGACCACCGACGCCGTCGGCCGCGTTACCGACGTCCTTCGCGACGCTGACGTCTCGTACGAAGTCCTCGAGGAGTGAGTCGGATCGTCGAAGAGCCAGTTCGTCTCTGTGTCGGTTCGCCTCGCCGTTAGTCCCTGTCTCAGTGATTGTCTCAACTCGAGTGACGTTCTCTGATCTCGGTCGCAACTCGCCGGCCAGATCGGACCGCACCTTCCATGAATCCCGACCATTCCGTCGCGGTTTCGGCGCCCGCCCAGTAAAGCCGGTCGACAGGACCACAGAGTGCGTCACCACAGGTGGTCATCGTCCCTGGCGCCATCGACGCATTGTACCCACCCGCTGACCACGGGGTCGTCGACCAAGCTTTGTCGACGTACTCGATCGGATCGCCAGCCCTCGGGCCGAAGTACCGAGCGAGGTCGTCGAGGACGCGGTCGCGACGCTCGGCAACGGGACGATCCGTCCACTCGAGTGCGTCGGCTCCGGCGACGAACCCGACGAGTGCACCACGGCCGGTTTCGGGGAGTGTTGCGTCAGCGACCTCAGAGAGGATACCGTCGGTCGCCAGCACCGACCCTGAGTACCCATCGCTACGCCAAAACGGCTCCTCGTAGACAGCGAAGCACTTGATGACCGATCCCATCGGCATCCGTTGGGTCAGTGCCTCCCGACGCCCCGATAGGGGCGGATCGTACTCGATCCGCCCGGCGAGTGGCGGCGACATCGCCACGATCGCATCCGAAACCGTGTAGTTCGCCTCCGCGGTGACGAGCGAAACCGTGTCACCAGTCCGGTCGATCCGTCGGACTGGCTCGCCCAATCGGATCGCATCGCCGAGGTCCTCGGCTAGCCGTCTCGAGAGTTGGTGGATACCACCGACGAGACGGTACGCCTCCGTTCGACCGTCTCCGTTCGTAACCGCTTCGAGTCCGCCGCTCGCGTCGACGGCGGAGAGAAAAGACAGGAGCGAAATCTGGCTCGGTTCGACGGTGAACTCGGCACGGACGAACGCATCGAACGCCTCACATGCAGCGTCCGTCGTGATCGTCTCTCGTTTCCAGGTCTCGAGCGTGGTCCCGTCCCACGCTCCGGCAGTCGGAGCATCCTGGGGTGACTCAAGCGGGACCGATTTCCGAAGCGTTTCGATGCGCTCGAACGCCTCCCGTAGCGTCGCCTCCGATTCGGCTGGCAGC of Natrarchaeobaculum sulfurireducens contains these proteins:
- a CDS encoding universal stress protein, with the translated sequence MTLETVLLAVGPGDAERSHELADAVLEVATPAEATVVLAHVFTQSEYDEVVTRLEFDDDVDIDPDTVAVSHSTIRDLQAAFDESDVTYEVRGAVGDHGAAIVDLATEVDADRVVVGGRRRSPTGKAVFGSTAQEVLLSAPAPVTFVRSDDEQS
- a CDS encoding universal stress protein, whose translation is MAIDTVLLAVGPMDTVRAEGLADTVLEIAEPLDASVVIGHAFTEDEYEEFREDLGFEERVENVDPDDVAARRPPVGDLEEIFAEADVEYEVRGALGEVSSEVVDMAIDVGADRLVLGGRRRSPAEKAVLGSVSQDIILQAPCPVTYFRDLDVME
- a CDS encoding flavin monoamine oxidase family protein, producing the protein MTTTHSTHDVGIVGAGLAGLAAARALTADGFDVVVLEARDRVGGRTAEHTLSIGEPIDLGAQWIGTNHDRVLDLVEAFDLELWSQYDDGTDQVAVAGEIFEHDERYRALPAESEATLREAFERIETLRKSVPLESPQDAPTAGAWDGTTLETWKRETITTDAACEAFDAFVRAEFTVEPSQISLLSFLSAVDASGGLEAVTNGDGRTEAYRLVGGIHQLSRRLAEDLGDAIRLGEPVRRIDRTGDTVSLVTAEANYTVSDAIVAMSPPLAGRIEYDPPLSGRREALTQRMPMGSVIKCFAVYEEPFWRSDGYSGSVLATDGILSEVADATLPETGRGALVGFVAGADALEWTDRPVAERRDRVLDDLARYFGPRAGDPIEYVDKAWSTTPWSAGGYNASMAPGTMTTCGDALCGPVDRLYWAGAETATEWSGFMEGAVRSGRRVATEIRERHSS
- a CDS encoding SDR family NAD(P)-dependent oxidoreductase, with translation MDEPDLTGQTALVTGSARGVGRELLLAIADCGAKTAVHYHTSADAARDVAETARERGASEAMTVQGDVTDPDSVDDLFAAVESALGSVDLLVNNVGDFAPDHWADLEFETWNRVLETNLNGTYLCAKRALPGMRESGDGRIVNLGYASSEKGLVSPKNFPYFVAKTGVLMFTRMLAADTADDGITVNAISPYVVENSDEFPEDLPRDRPASFEDLIGPLYFFLDPDTDYVSGENVEVDGGWLPETV
- a CDS encoding digeranylgeranylglycerophospholipid reductase; amino-acid sequence: MNDRYDVVIAGAGPAGAQCARDLAARDYDVVVLETEPEDEFPRASNKSTAGTFPSMMSSFAIPDDVVMQYTDSVVLESPTDYFVKEQPGAVLEFADFKRFLVEDAREDGAEFRFGARATEPIMKNGEPIGVRYNGDQEVYAEITIDATGPAAPLAKKLGVSDLERKNHAIGVEYEFEGVEVDRPGFADLNDAMMLRLDHEIAPGGYSWIFHTGGDTAKVGLCYIQNDYHTRYSKDGYTIDDYLEHWLETDPRLADAERLEGKQHRGSAHIQMPGTLHTDRFIAIGDTVPTVDPLWGEGIHQCMKSGRAAAATVDSCLKHGDLVPTAENLEVYETLWHRDVAPNMRTRLLMTKLLYLPENERYDQLMSDLNTLGHDTLAKANNGDPLAVARLLKPGDLPMLAKFAKREFVPDVLP
- a CDS encoding DUF7839 domain-containing protein; this translates as MVDVLDNKRAATRFRILVQIAERQPAVSQGEIAEEVGVTSQAVSEYIRELVDDGLVEKEARSRYRVTREGVDWLFRVADDVRRFADHVTSDVLGAMSEDAYVATEDIAEGDTVSLSLEDGLLYAEPGGEGPATGIATTDAKAGTDVGVTSFEGVMELEPGSVTVLQVPSVRAGGSRALADEAVVDRCADADRVLATGVEAVIACRQANVEPATTFAVGDVAADAANHGIDVTVVATTDAVGRVTDVLRDADVSYEVLEE
- a CDS encoding DHH family phosphoesterase, with protein sequence MGLQLVLGCGTVGRQVVDGLVDRAGTDQLFVVTDDENVVEALRDESIRARAADPADPADPDAIAVDEEPTTVFVGGDRTDENLSTLENARERFPDASIVASLGGNPIATDRTRFRELADYVVDANSAITDRVLEETVGPSVESMLGLRQQLSSIDGRLAVVMHDNPDPDAIASAVALVDIADALGVDAEACYFGEISHQENRAMVNLLELELRQLDDDESLEEFSAFALVDHSRPGVNDGLPESLHVDVVIDHHPPRGPVPGAFVELREQVGATSTIMTEYLDGLGLEFDPATATALLYGIRIDTNDFTREVSPADFRAASILSEYADAGILAQVEQPTIDGETLETIARAIKNRIQSGSVTVASVGQLTNRDALPQAADQLLAIEGIETTLVFGFTDEMAYLSARSRATDVDLGETLRDAFDRIGSAGGHADMAGAQLEVGILGDVDDEEEVGSIVSVVEEVITNRFLEAIQTRPGTPVGAYMRTSEWLFTDTAESEDGESA
- a CDS encoding ZIP family metal transporter produces the protein MDDLLLVFAVGLVTGLATGLGVAPFFVVRELSARWLALLWGLAVGILLTASLFGLVGEGIAVGSVSHVLIGVLAGVAFVFLADRLVAGYEFSPRQIAPGERPAASALEVRTLVLTVGVLTIHSIPEGIAVGVAFADPGPAPTVDFAGLTLPALAVFMGVAISILNVPEGLAIAIPLIAYGIRPWKVVGWAVFSGLPQPIGAVAAYLFVSTFEGLLAVSFGFAAGALFYLVFVEFLPAGLEAGRSLPGRGHLELAAGSLAGGLVTLAIILVVEGIGVA
- a CDS encoding CBS domain-containing protein encodes the protein MEVTSDRRKPQVKDYMTRDVATVSPDANVGAVAKRIAESDDHSGYPVCERRRVDGFVSARDLLLADEDEPIFKVMTTDLLVAHPEMKVTDAARVILRSGIKKLPVVDDAGNLVGIISNSDVIRSQIERATPEKVGKLMRTLEQIHDIELSQERHTVTLAELTPTQGRVYADELEGRRYELERGLAEPLVVIDNGGTLLLADGHHRVLAADRLGIDEMDAYVIVVDYEIDLGMARTAEKEGLERIDDIDVVDYARHPLVQTTKRLQSGD